The DNA region GCTGCACTCAATTTTTGCTTAATCTCTTTTGTACCAAAGTCTTTAAAATTTCCACTTAACAAAACTTTCTGATCGTCTGAAGATGTTTTTGGAGATGTTTTGGCATGATTAAGAATACAATGCAAAATTAAATTATCTGTTGGATCAGGAATAAATTGTTGATTAAGGCTGTCAATGAGTATAGGTGATTCTAATTTTATTAATTCTACATTATTAGCAGCCCATTCAATAACTTTAAAAAGTCTAATATTAATGTCATTAATTCTCGCATCATTCTTAATTTTTACTTCTTCCAGACCTTTTTGAATTTCTTTAGAGTATTTAGAGTTTATGTCTCCTTGTAGTTTACTTCTCTCTGTATCCAAGTTATCCCGAAAACGGTTGCTATTATTACGTTCATCCTCTAGGACAGAAAGAGATTCCATACAACAAATTGAAGGAGTACTAATTTTTACTAATGACATTTTATCGGAAAATTTAGAATCTACTAAATCCTCGGAGCTTTTATCTTGATTCTTTGCAAAAGCAATGAAAAAATTAGTTTCAATATAGAGCGTAATCACTAAATTTACTACCCTTTACTGTGCTGCATCTGCAAGCTTTTCCACAAAACCTATCTGCGTTAACTCTTGGTATTTAGGTGGATTATTTGTTTTCCAGTTGTCGGCTAAATCTCTTAACCATCCCTCAACTAATGTTTCTAGATAATACTCAAAAATCCTTTTGTTGCTAAATTCGGAATCGTATTCAGACATAATTTCATGAGTTGGGAAGGTATATATAATTTCTAGATTTTTACCATTCCATTTAAAAATATTAATATTTTCACGGGTAGCGGTCATAGCAAAAGGAACTATGATTTGATTATGTTCATACTCGAATTTTAGAATTTCTTCTACTTTTGCGGCAATATCTTCTACAATGTCTCTGGCTCTCACTTTTGAGACTAAAAGTTTTTGTCCACTTTTATCCCAGGCTGTAATGTCGGATACTTCTATTACTTTGCCACTGAGTTCTTCAATTTCCATTTGTCAAATCCTCGTGACATTGACCATTTTAAATAACATATTAATTATAGGTTATGGGCGATCGCTTTGTTTATTGATATTGTGCTACCACTGGTATTGGCTTGCTGTATATGCGTGCAGGCGGTACTTCAAGGTAGCATAGCTTTTAAAACTGATTTTAATCGCTCAA from Nostoc commune NIES-4072 includes:
- a CDS encoding PIN domain-containing protein, with translation MITLYIETNFFIAFAKNQDKSSEDLVDSKFSDKMSLVKISTPSICCMESLSVLEDERNNSNRFRDNLDTERSKLQGDINSKYSKEIQKGLEEVKIKNDARINDINIRLFKVIEWAANNVELIKLESPILIDSLNQQFIPDPTDNLILHCILNHAKTSPKTSSDDQKVLLSGNFKDFGTKEIKQKLSAAGIQKYVASTGDFLGWLQSI